The Mucilaginibacter terrenus genome has a segment encoding these proteins:
- a CDS encoding methionine aminotransferase, whose protein sequence is MIPVISKLPQTGTTIFTTMSALAAEVGAINLSQGFPDYESSPELIELVTKAMKDGYNQYAPMPGLMSLREQIAIKTEKLYGAVYNPDTEITVTAGATQAIFTAISALIHPNDEVIIFEPAYDCYAPAIKLMGGVVKSLELDPPNYRIAWDMVKRLINNKTRMIILNSPHNPTATILSKEDIDELSALVKHQDILILSDEVYEHLVYDGVQHHSMARYPELQQRSVIVASFGKTYHATGWKVGYCLAPAYLMQEFRKIHQFLVFSVNAPMQHAIAEYLKDENTYLGLPDFFQQKRDYFREGLKNSRFKILPCAGSYFQSVSYSAISDEKDSDLAIRLTKEFGVAAIPVSAFYRKATDNHVLRFCFAKRQETLDKAVERLIKV, encoded by the coding sequence ATGATACCTGTGATTTCTAAACTACCCCAAACTGGAACAACGATATTCACCACCATGTCGGCCTTGGCCGCAGAGGTGGGCGCTATCAACCTCTCACAAGGGTTTCCTGACTACGAAAGCTCACCCGAACTGATCGAACTGGTTACCAAAGCCATGAAAGATGGTTATAACCAGTATGCTCCTATGCCGGGCCTTATGTCGCTTCGGGAACAAATAGCTATTAAAACAGAAAAGCTTTATGGTGCCGTTTACAACCCGGATACGGAGATAACGGTCACCGCCGGTGCCACCCAAGCTATCTTTACGGCTATAAGCGCCCTTATCCATCCAAATGATGAGGTAATTATCTTCGAGCCCGCTTACGACTGCTACGCGCCCGCTATAAAGCTAATGGGCGGTGTAGTAAAATCACTTGAGCTTGATCCTCCAAACTACCGTATTGCGTGGGATATGGTTAAAAGGCTCATCAATAACAAAACAAGGATGATCATCCTTAATTCTCCGCACAATCCTACGGCTACTATTCTGAGCAAGGAAGACATAGATGAGTTAAGCGCATTGGTAAAGCATCAGGATATTTTGATACTAAGCGACGAGGTGTATGAACACCTGGTTTACGACGGCGTGCAACACCATAGTATGGCCCGCTATCCCGAACTGCAGCAACGCAGTGTTATTGTAGCTTCGTTCGGTAAAACTTACCACGCTACAGGCTGGAAAGTAGGGTATTGCCTCGCCCCTGCCTACCTGATGCAGGAGTTCAGGAAAATACATCAATTTCTGGTGTTTAGTGTAAACGCACCTATGCAACACGCCATTGCAGAATACCTGAAAGATGAAAATACTTATCTGGGTTTGCCAGATTTTTTCCAGCAAAAAAGAGACTACTTCAGAGAAGGCCTAAAAAACAGTCGTTTTAAGATACTTCCTTGTGCCGGATCGTATTTTCAATCAGTCAGTTATAGTGCTATCTCTGACGAGAAAGACAGCGACCTGGCTATTCGTTTAACTAAAGAGTTTGGGGTCGCTGCTATACCTGTTTCGGCGTTTTATCGTAAGGCCACAGACAACCATGTATTAAGGTTTTGTTTTGCTAAAAGGCAAGAAACGCTCGATAAAGCCGTTGAAAGATTAATTAAGGTTTAA
- a CDS encoding tetratricopeptide repeat protein has product MKRYLTLLFCLMCFVSYAQKINYINWKTEASNDIRLQPEYGHAVKTKEQIAADDELIATVLKQDRTRRKGSDHLINLEFKYLYNSDMRTAMSRFNQAYLLDPKNENVYWGYGAVYVMFGDKEEAIRQYDKGLSINPNSAVILTDKATIYFAEFQQEQGKFPEKLEKALTLLNASYKVDPKNLNTLYKLSICYFLIQDCANAWKYYKDCQALGGTPISPDFTTALKRQCK; this is encoded by the coding sequence ATGAAACGCTATCTAACACTGTTATTCTGCTTAATGTGTTTCGTGAGTTATGCTCAAAAAATAAATTACATCAACTGGAAGACTGAAGCGTCCAACGATATTAGGCTACAACCTGAGTATGGACATGCCGTTAAAACCAAGGAACAGATAGCAGCAGATGACGAGCTTATTGCTACGGTTTTAAAGCAAGACCGTACTCGCCGTAAAGGATCAGACCACCTTATCAACCTTGAGTTTAAGTACTTATATAACAGTGATATGAGGACGGCAATGTCTCGCTTTAATCAAGCTTATCTACTTGACCCTAAAAACGAGAATGTGTATTGGGGATACGGTGCTGTTTATGTTATGTTTGGTGATAAAGAGGAAGCAATAAGGCAATATGATAAAGGATTGTCCATCAATCCAAATAGTGCTGTAATATTAACTGATAAGGCCACTATCTATTTTGCGGAATTCCAGCAGGAGCAGGGCAAATTTCCTGAGAAGCTTGAAAAGGCCCTAACTCTGCTTAACGCCTCGTATAAAGTTGACCCCAAAAATCTAAATACTTTATATAAGCTTTCTATTTGTTATTTTTTAATACAGGACTGTGCTAATGCATGGAAATACTACAAGGATTGCCAGGCGCTAGGCGGTACGCCCATTTCACCGGATTTTACAACGGCATTAAAGCGGCAATGTAAATAA
- a CDS encoding nitrilase family protein, with product MDNLKITVYQGYLFWENVDKNLQNITLKLSNIREKTNLIVLPEMFNTGFTMNAEALAEPMGGRTMQWMHTTAQKYDAVVTGSLIIKEEGKYYNRLIWMRPDGTHEKYDKRHLFALGKEHETYTAGTEKLVVDLNGWKVSTAICYDLRFPVWLRNVDEAYDVLLIVANWPEKRALHWRTLVPARAVENQSYVIAVNRVGHDANEIYHSGDSTCIDPNGKVVYYKRDEEDVYTFSIIYDEVKKTRRTLPFLKDADEFSIE from the coding sequence ATGGATAATTTAAAAATTACCGTTTACCAGGGATATTTATTTTGGGAAAATGTCGACAAAAATCTGCAGAATATAACCCTGAAATTATCCAACATACGCGAAAAGACTAATTTGATCGTACTGCCCGAAATGTTCAATACCGGCTTTACCATGAATGCTGAGGCGCTGGCTGAACCCATGGGCGGCAGAACCATGCAATGGATGCATACAACCGCACAAAAGTACGATGCAGTTGTAACCGGCAGTCTGATCATTAAAGAAGAGGGTAAATACTACAATAGATTAATATGGATGCGCCCGGATGGCACCCACGAAAAATACGACAAACGCCACCTGTTTGCCTTGGGTAAAGAGCATGAGACCTATACTGCCGGTACAGAAAAACTAGTGGTAGACCTCAACGGGTGGAAGGTAAGCACTGCTATATGCTATGACTTGCGTTTCCCGGTGTGGCTGCGCAATGTAGATGAAGCTTATGATGTTTTGCTGATAGTTGCCAACTGGCCCGAAAAGCGGGCATTACACTGGCGCACGCTCGTTCCGGCAAGGGCTGTAGAAAACCAAAGCTATGTAATTGCGGTAAACCGTGTTGGGCACGATGCTAACGAAATATACCATTCCGGAGACTCTACCTGTATAGATCCTAACGGAAAGGTAGTTTATTACAAACGTGATGAAGAGGATGTATACACGTTCTCCATCATTTATGATGAAGTTAAAAAAACGCGTCGAACCCTGCCTTTCTTAAAGGATGCGGATGAATTTAGTATAGAATAG
- the rpmA gene encoding 50S ribosomal protein L27 — translation MAHKKGAGSSRNGRESHSKRLGIKIFGGQPAIAGNIIVRQRGTKHNPGLNVGLGKDHTLFALADGQVIFKKKADNRSYVSVVPFETAAVAEVAAPAPEAVAATEEAPAKKAPKAKKEAAADTEEAVAE, via the coding sequence ATGGCACATAAAAAAGGGGCCGGTAGTTCAAGAAACGGCCGCGAATCACATAGCAAACGTTTAGGTATCAAAATTTTCGGTGGTCAGCCAGCTATTGCAGGTAACATCATCGTTCGTCAGCGTGGTACTAAACACAACCCGGGCCTTAACGTAGGTTTAGGTAAAGATCACACTTTATTTGCACTGGCTGATGGTCAGGTAATCTTCAAAAAGAAAGCTGATAACCGTTCATACGTATCTGTAGTTCCTTTCGAAACTGCAGCTGTTGCAGAAGTTGCTGCTCCGGCACCAGAGGCTGTTGCTGCTACTGAAGAAGCACCTGCAAAGAAAGCTCCTAAAGCAAAGAAAGAAGCTGCTGCTGATACAGAAGAAGCAGTTGCTGAGTAA
- a CDS encoding RNA polymerase sigma factor, with translation MADNKEEAFRKVYQANSKKIYHLCYGYTGDDDAANDLLQETFLKVWQNLHKFRNQALISTWIYRIAVNTCLTYLRSEKRQAKDELTPQIAETKREEFSEKNEQVALLYKCISKLEESERIIITMVLDELPYPEIADISGISEGNLRVKIFRIKQKLTELYNHYERL, from the coding sequence GTGGCCGATAATAAAGAAGAAGCTTTCCGTAAGGTATATCAAGCCAATTCAAAAAAAATTTACCATTTGTGCTACGGTTACACCGGCGACGACGATGCCGCCAACGACCTGCTGCAGGAAACCTTTTTGAAGGTTTGGCAAAACCTGCACAAGTTTCGTAACCAGGCACTCATATCCACTTGGATCTATCGCATAGCGGTGAATACCTGCTTAACTTATTTGCGGTCGGAAAAACGACAGGCAAAAGACGAGCTCACACCGCAAATAGCCGAAACCAAACGCGAGGAATTCTCTGAGAAGAACGAGCAGGTAGCACTGCTTTATAAGTGTATATCTAAGCTGGAGGAGTCGGAAAGGATTATTATAACTATGGTGCTCGATGAGTTGCCATACCCCGAAATTGCAGACATTTCGGGCATATCAGAAGGAAACCTGAGAGTGAAGATATTTCGTATTAAACAGAAGTTAACAGAATTATACAACCATTATGAAAGACTTTGA
- a CDS encoding GNAT family N-acetyltransferase, producing the protein MPTTISIERVPADDIDRLMQLSRKTFFDAFASRNGHEQMEGFAKIAFTTESFTQQLANPNSEFYYTLVNGNIAGYIKLNFNNAQTELQDPDTMELERIYVLNDYQGMQIGSQLLQFAFNKALEKSLSYIWLGVWDQNHDAIRFYQRQGFTMFGSHPFWLGNEEQTDLLMRKAL; encoded by the coding sequence ATGCCAACTACAATTTCAATTGAGCGAGTACCTGCGGACGACATAGACCGACTAATGCAATTAAGCCGCAAGACGTTTTTTGATGCATTTGCATCGCGCAACGGTCACGAACAAATGGAGGGTTTCGCCAAAATCGCATTTACAACAGAAAGCTTTACTCAACAGCTAGCTAACCCTAACTCCGAATTTTACTACACCCTTGTTAACGGGAATATAGCCGGGTACATCAAACTTAATTTCAATAACGCTCAAACAGAGCTGCAGGACCCTGATACCATGGAACTTGAGCGTATTTACGTGTTAAATGATTACCAGGGGATGCAAATTGGTTCTCAGTTGCTTCAATTTGCTTTTAACAAAGCTTTGGAGAAAAGTCTAAGCTACATTTGGCTGGGCGTTTGGGATCAAAATCACGATGCAATCCGCTTCTACCAACGACAAGGCTTTACCATGTTTGGCAGCCATCCATTTTGGCTCGGTAACGAAGAACAAACCGATCTCCTGATGAGGAAAGCGCTTTAA
- a CDS encoding dicarboxylate/amino acid:cation symporter: protein MQKNKLTLYIFLALVLGVIAGYIYNKTVIDSINAKMSTAEAAIKSIDKQALDMPDSTTTVYKALKTEREAQVKVRKENDTLREDKLTGFTVLSDIFLRLIKMIVAPLVFTTLVVGVAKVGDIKSVGRIGGKTLLWFLSATLVSLLLGMVLVNFFRPGEAMHLPLPDSHLSTGIQKTALSLRDFIGHVFPKSFIEAMANNEILQIVVFSLFFGVATAAIGEQGQIVIKALDAVAHVILKITGYVMQLAPLAVFGAITAIIAKQGLGILSTYAIFIGEFYFSLLLLWLVIVLAGFAVLQKRAFNLVGRIKDAMLIAFSTSTSEAAYPKVLLELERFGCNNKIVSFVLPLGYSFNLDGSMMYMTFASLFLAQSYGIHLSFEQQLSMLLVLMLTSKGIAGVPRASLVVIAGTISLFNIPEAGLALLIGIDPLLDMGRSATNVLGNAMATAVVSKWEGELDN from the coding sequence ATGCAAAAAAACAAACTTACATTATATATTTTCTTAGCTCTGGTACTCGGCGTTATTGCCGGTTATATTTATAATAAAACTGTTATTGACAGCATCAATGCAAAAATGAGCACTGCCGAGGCAGCCATTAAAAGCATTGATAAACAGGCGCTGGATATGCCTGATAGTACCACCACCGTTTATAAAGCACTTAAAACAGAACGCGAGGCGCAGGTAAAAGTTCGGAAAGAAAACGACACCTTGCGTGAGGATAAACTAACAGGTTTTACTGTACTAAGCGACATTTTCCTGCGATTGATAAAAATGATAGTGGCACCACTCGTTTTTACCACGCTGGTGGTAGGTGTAGCCAAGGTTGGCGATATAAAGTCAGTGGGCCGTATTGGTGGCAAAACGCTGCTTTGGTTCCTGAGCGCAACTTTGGTGTCGTTGTTGCTGGGTATGGTTTTGGTGAATTTTTTTCGCCCTGGGGAGGCCATGCACCTTCCGCTACCGGATAGTCACCTTTCTACAGGTATACAAAAAACAGCGTTGTCGCTTCGCGATTTCATCGGTCACGTTTTCCCAAAAAGCTTTATTGAGGCTATGGCCAATAACGAGATACTACAGATAGTAGTTTTCTCGCTGTTCTTTGGTGTCGCTACAGCAGCAATTGGTGAGCAAGGCCAGATAGTTATTAAGGCGCTGGATGCTGTTGCACACGTGATATTAAAGATCACAGGCTATGTTATGCAACTGGCTCCGTTAGCAGTGTTCGGAGCTATCACAGCTATTATTGCCAAGCAAGGATTGGGGATATTGTCTACTTACGCGATTTTTATAGGTGAGTTTTACTTTTCGTTACTGCTGCTTTGGCTGGTGATTGTACTGGCAGGTTTTGCTGTATTACAAAAGCGTGCGTTCAATTTAGTCGGCAGAATAAAAGATGCTATGCTTATTGCTTTCAGTACATCTACCAGTGAGGCCGCCTATCCAAAAGTATTATTAGAGTTGGAGCGGTTTGGCTGTAATAATAAGATTGTGAGCTTTGTACTGCCCCTGGGCTACAGCTTTAACCTGGATGGGTCGATGATGTACATGACGTTCGCTTCGCTGTTCCTGGCGCAGAGTTACGGTATACACCTTTCTTTTGAACAACAACTATCTATGCTGTTGGTGCTGATGCTTACCAGTAAGGGTATTGCGGGCGTACCGCGTGCATCGCTGGTGGTAATAGCGGGTACCATATCGCTGTTTAACATACCCGAAGCAGGCCTGGCACTGCTCATTGGCATAGACCCTCTACTGGATATGGGCCGTTCTGCTACCAACGTGTTGGGTAACGCTATGGCGACTGCCGTAGTGAGCAAATGGGAGGGAGAGCTGGATAATTAA
- a CDS encoding ABC transporter permease: protein MFKNYFKIATRNIWRHKGFSAINIFGLAIGLAVCLLITLFVVEEFSYDKYNTRAADIYRVYSDFKVNGSLFKERESPAPLATIMMKEYPRVEQATRIKESGKTLVRKGNQTIIEPNSFYVDPNIFTVFTLPMIAGDPKTALLESHTIVITKKVALKYFNSTDVIGKTLHLDNTDDYKITGVLQDVPEESHIHFNILKSMTGNTESRSTQWTNVEFNTYILVRKGTTQAQLDGYLKQATRKYADAELQQFIHTTIAALEQKGDHFTFATTLLTAIHLHSPLTTELEPAGNIQYVYIFTIIAIFILVIACINFVNLSTASSAGRAKEVGVRKVLGSNRLSLVYQFLTESVLTSFMALLIAVAVAMVMLPYFNGLAGRQLMINLSPSNWTTPVLIVTALTIGILAGLYPAFYLSAFQPIYVLKGKLTSGFKGSFLRNGLVVFQFAAVIILIVGTLVIYTQLDYIRNKNLGYNREQVLVLRNTYALGNHIKAFREEALNLPGVKSITTTGFLPTEGKTQTQVYHTNEGSNAGQSLSLATWQVDCGYIPTLGMKVAKGRNFSPAMKTDSDAVIINESAVNMLGLRDPLNKSIYMSGDDQVTPHKIVGIVKDFNTGSLRNKVQPLLLRLRNNNAAMAFRIDTKNVSSTINRIKDIYYKADANMAGQPFDFSFMDDDFNRLYRSEQNTGKIFMSFAFFAILIACLGLFGLVTYAAEQRTKEIGIRKVLGASISSIVGMLSTDFLKLVGIAAVIACPAAWWAMSKWLQDFAYRTTISWWVFVIAGLLAVLITLVTVSFRVIKAALMNPVKSLRSE from the coding sequence ATGTTCAAAAACTATTTTAAAATAGCCACCCGTAATATCTGGCGCCATAAAGGATTTTCTGCTATTAATATTTTTGGCCTGGCTATAGGGCTGGCGGTTTGTTTACTGATCACCTTATTTGTTGTAGAGGAGTTTAGCTACGACAAGTATAATACTAGAGCGGCAGATATTTACCGGGTATATTCAGATTTTAAAGTAAATGGAAGCCTTTTTAAAGAACGCGAGTCGCCTGCACCTTTGGCGACCATTATGATGAAGGAATACCCACGTGTAGAACAAGCTACCCGTATAAAAGAAAGCGGTAAAACACTCGTTAGGAAAGGTAATCAAACCATAATAGAGCCGAACAGCTTTTATGTTGATCCGAACATATTTACCGTGTTTACTTTGCCTATGATAGCCGGTGACCCAAAGACCGCCCTGCTGGAATCTCACACGATAGTTATCACGAAAAAGGTTGCCCTTAAGTATTTCAATTCAACAGACGTAATAGGGAAGACCCTACACCTGGATAATACCGACGACTATAAGATAACTGGCGTTTTACAAGATGTTCCCGAAGAGTCGCACATTCATTTTAATATTTTAAAATCGATGACCGGCAACACGGAAAGCCGCAGCACTCAATGGACCAACGTGGAATTCAACACCTACATTCTGGTGCGTAAAGGAACCACTCAGGCTCAACTAGATGGGTATCTAAAGCAGGCGACCCGCAAATATGCCGACGCTGAATTACAGCAGTTTATACATACAACAATTGCAGCGCTGGAGCAAAAAGGCGATCACTTTACGTTTGCAACAACACTTTTAACAGCAATACACCTTCATTCTCCCCTTACTACTGAACTGGAACCCGCAGGCAACATTCAGTATGTATACATCTTTACTATCATTGCTATATTCATCCTGGTAATAGCCTGCATTAACTTTGTTAACCTATCCACTGCAAGTTCTGCCGGGAGAGCAAAAGAAGTAGGCGTACGCAAAGTTTTAGGTTCAAACAGGTTATCCCTTGTTTACCAGTTCCTCACAGAATCTGTCCTCACCAGCTTCATGGCGCTGTTAATAGCTGTTGCTGTCGCCATGGTTATGTTGCCTTATTTCAACGGTTTGGCAGGCAGGCAGCTTATGATCAATCTGTCGCCATCTAATTGGACAACGCCGGTGCTGATAGTAACTGCGCTTACAATAGGCATACTGGCGGGCCTTTATCCGGCATTTTATTTGTCAGCATTTCAGCCTATATATGTGTTAAAAGGAAAGCTTACCTCAGGTTTTAAAGGGAGTTTTCTTCGTAACGGGCTTGTAGTTTTCCAATTTGCGGCCGTAATCATCCTTATTGTAGGCACGCTGGTCATCTATACACAATTGGATTATATCAGAAATAAAAATCTAGGTTATAACCGGGAGCAGGTACTTGTACTCAGGAATACTTACGCGCTTGGTAATCACATAAAAGCATTTAGAGAAGAAGCATTGAACCTGCCGGGCGTTAAATCAATTACCACCACCGGCTTTTTACCTACCGAAGGAAAAACACAAACCCAGGTTTACCACACCAACGAAGGATCTAACGCAGGACAGTCGCTTTCTTTGGCAACATGGCAAGTAGACTGCGGCTATATACCAACGCTTGGAATGAAAGTAGCGAAAGGAAGGAATTTTTCGCCGGCGATGAAGACGGATTCTGATGCTGTGATTATTAATGAGTCGGCTGTAAATATGCTCGGACTCAGAGACCCGTTGAATAAAAGTATATACATGTCTGGTGATGACCAGGTAACGCCGCATAAGATCGTAGGTATAGTTAAAGACTTTAACACCGGATCGTTGCGTAATAAGGTTCAACCCTTGCTTTTGAGGCTCAGGAATAATAATGCTGCAATGGCTTTCAGGATAGATACTAAAAACGTTTCTTCAACCATCAACCGCATCAAGGACATTTATTATAAAGCTGATGCAAACATGGCCGGCCAACCTTTTGACTTTTCGTTTATGGACGACGACTTCAACCGCTTGTACCGTTCAGAGCAAAATACCGGTAAGATTTTCATGTCTTTTGCATTCTTTGCTATACTTATTGCTTGTTTAGGCTTGTTCGGCTTAGTAACCTATGCGGCAGAGCAGCGCACCAAAGAAATTGGTATACGAAAAGTATTAGGTGCAAGCATTAGCAGTATAGTTGGTATGTTATCAACCGATTTTCTTAAACTGGTGGGTATTGCAGCTGTTATTGCATGCCCTGCAGCATGGTGGGCAATGAGTAAATGGCTGCAGGATTTTGCCTACCGTACAACCATAAGCTGGTGGGTATTTGTAATAGCCGGTTTGCTTGCTGTATTGATAACGCTGGTCACCGTGAGCTTCCGTGTAATAAAAGCCGCACTGATGAACCCGGTTAAGAGTTTAAGATCGGAATAG
- a CDS encoding L-dopachrome tautomerase-related protein: MSIAILSNTYKASAQSKLEPVFSDNTYQLTGVAASSTGRIFVNYPLWSSTYKYALVEVLPNNQVKPYPNEEWNSWKPGDDGKNKWVCVQSPYIDENDFMYVVDPASPKLEKVYQNSNKVVKINLKTNKVERTYFFTGTTDNGSYLNDIRVDVKKQVAYLTNSNEGGIVILDLNTGSSRQVLQGHKSVLSDPYFKYIIDGRELTKEGVPAKFNSDGLALTPDGAWLYYKSITDHKLYRIKTADLLDSTLTRQQLAGRVNDLGSNFPSTDGMIFDQDGNLYFGDPQNYRMLKMSPDLKVTTWISDKRLIWPDSYSIANGYLYITTSQINKQPDYNNGVNKRTSPYMVFKVKLK; the protein is encoded by the coding sequence ATGAGCATAGCAATTTTATCAAACACTTACAAAGCTTCTGCACAGTCAAAGCTTGAACCTGTTTTTTCTGATAATACCTACCAGCTAACAGGTGTAGCTGCCTCATCAACAGGGAGGATATTTGTAAACTATCCGCTGTGGTCGTCAACTTATAAATATGCTTTGGTAGAAGTACTTCCTAACAACCAGGTTAAGCCCTATCCTAATGAAGAATGGAATAGCTGGAAGCCGGGCGATGATGGTAAAAACAAGTGGGTGTGTGTACAATCGCCCTACATAGATGAAAACGACTTTATGTATGTGGTTGATCCTGCATCGCCCAAGCTAGAAAAAGTTTATCAGAACAGCAATAAAGTAGTAAAGATAAATTTAAAGACCAATAAGGTAGAACGTACGTACTTTTTCACCGGAACAACCGACAACGGCAGTTATTTAAACGACATCAGGGTTGATGTGAAAAAACAAGTTGCTTACCTAACCAACTCAAACGAAGGTGGTATAGTGATATTAGATTTAAATACCGGCAGCAGCAGGCAGGTTTTACAGGGACATAAATCGGTACTGTCCGATCCCTATTTTAAATACATCATTGACGGCCGTGAGCTTACAAAGGAAGGCGTTCCGGCAAAATTCAATTCAGACGGACTGGCATTAACGCCCGACGGAGCTTGGCTATACTACAAATCAATTACTGATCATAAGCTATACAGGATTAAGACGGCCGACCTGCTGGATAGTACTTTAACAAGGCAGCAGCTTGCAGGCAGAGTAAATGACCTTGGAAGCAATTTCCCAAGCACAGATGGTATGATTTTCGACCAGGATGGCAACCTTTACTTTGGCGATCCTCAAAACTATCGAATGCTGAAGATGTCGCCTGACTTGAAAGTAACAACATGGATCTCCGATAAACGCCTGATCTGGCCGGACAGTTACTCTATTGCTAACGGCTACCTTTACATTACCACATCGCAAATAAACAAACAGCCCGATTACAATAACGGCGTTAATAAGCGTACGTCTCCATACATGGTGTTTAAAGTAAAGCTTAAGTAA
- the rplU gene encoding 50S ribosomal protein L21 — MYAIVSIAGQQFKVAKDQQIFVHRLQGDEGASIEFDSVLLAENEGSFKLGADLQGAKVSAKIVSHLKGDKVIIFKKKRRKGYKKKNGHRQQFTKIEITGITL; from the coding sequence ATGTACGCAATAGTAAGTATAGCCGGACAGCAATTTAAAGTTGCAAAAGACCAGCAGATCTTTGTACACCGTTTACAGGGGGATGAGGGCGCTAGTATTGAATTTGACAGCGTGTTATTAGCAGAAAACGAAGGTAGCTTTAAGTTAGGTGCAGACCTACAAGGCGCTAAGGTATCAGCTAAGATCGTGTCTCATTTAAAAGGTGATAAAGTAATTATCTTCAAAAAGAAAAGAAGAAAAGGTTACAAAAAGAAAAATGGTCACCGCCAGCAGTTTACCAAGATAGAGATCACCGGTATCACATTATAA
- a CDS encoding copper homeostasis protein CutC, with protein sequence MPQQVMLEVCANSALSAIAAQEGRARRVELCENLAEGGTTPSYGQILLARKHLTIDLFVLIRPRSGDFLYSDLEFDIIKADIQNCITAGCDGIVMGILKADGTIDKPRCSELVQTAKEHGLGVTFHRAFDLCADLYQALEDVIELGCDRILTSGGKSTAMEGANVLNHLIEKANGRIIIMPGSGINNKNVADLVHFTGASEVHSSARSHVSSKMIYRNDHILLSNGYTDEHGIDVTSAELVKDIIKAANS encoded by the coding sequence ATGCCGCAACAGGTAATGTTAGAGGTTTGCGCTAACTCTGCCCTATCGGCTATAGCCGCGCAGGAAGGCAGGGCTAGACGCGTAGAACTGTGCGAGAATCTTGCGGAAGGCGGCACCACCCCATCATACGGGCAAATACTGCTGGCTCGTAAACACCTCACTATTGACTTGTTTGTACTTATCCGTCCGCGCAGCGGCGATTTCCTTTACTCGGATCTGGAGTTTGACATAATTAAAGCGGATATACAAAACTGTATAACAGCAGGCTGTGACGGCATAGTTATGGGCATATTGAAGGCTGATGGCACTATTGATAAGCCACGCTGCTCCGAACTTGTACAAACGGCAAAAGAACATGGCCTTGGCGTAACTTTTCACCGCGCGTTTGACTTATGTGCTGATCTTTATCAAGCCCTTGAGGATGTAATAGAACTTGGCTGTGACCGCATACTTACATCGGGCGGTAAAAGCACCGCGATGGAAGGCGCTAATGTGCTGAATCACTTGATTGAGAAAGCCAATGGCCGCATCATAATAATGCCCGGTAGTGGTATAAACAATAAGAACGTTGCAGACCTGGTTCACTTTACAGGAGCATCGGAGGTACACAGCTCCGCGCGAAGTCATGTCTCCAGTAAAATGATTTACAGGAACGATCATATCCTGCTTAGCAACGGCTACACGGATGAACACGGGATAGATGTAACAAGTGCCGAGCTGGTAAAAGACATAATTAAAGCTGCTAATAGCTAA